In Setaria viridis chromosome 5, Setaria_viridis_v4.0, whole genome shotgun sequence, the genomic stretch GTCCCTGTACTTGACCAGCCACCGCGGCTGGAACTGGATGTTGCTGATCAGGAACATGACCTCGCCGCCGTACCGCCGGGACGCCACGAACAGCGGCACGAGGATGTCGGCGTAGTCGTGCCAGTAGTTGCCGGCGTACCCGCCGATGGCGAACAGGACGGCCGGCGTGTCGTGGGTCACCGTGCACGGCGGGGCGGCGCCCGGGTCCTGCAGCTGCGTCACGGCGACCTTCCTGAGGCTGGCGAACCGGCGCGAGTAGGGCCGGATCATCCACTCCCGGCGCTCCGACGACCGGGTCGCTGGGACGAGGGTCACCGACAGGGCCGTGCCGTTGGTGCGGACGTCGCCGTCGACTTCGCAGGTGTCGGAGCGGCCCTCCATTTTGCACTCCACCTTGCCATTATTCTCTGCTGCACGTCGAcgaaaaggaaaagattcacCTTGGTGAATTAGCTTTCCTTCACCATGCCAGCCACTAGCATTGCGTACGCAAATTTTCTCAAATATTTTGATCCCCAGATCTCAAATTTCGCCCGGTTGCTAATCAATTAGCCATGATCAAGATCAGATGAATATTCAATTTAAATATAGTATCGGGAGACATGGGAGACAGGGTTCACTCTTCCCCACATGTTGACTTCGATCCTGTGAACTTATGATGCTAGTTTTCTCATTTTACCTTTTTACGATGGCATTTCGATTCTCGATCTGAAACAAATGACCCAGCAAATACTACGATCAAAACAACATGAGTGCTCACCTATTTCACTGGGAGCTTTGATATTATGCATTATCTCTTGTAGCTCCGTGATGACAACTGCAAATCAAACAAGAACATAATCAAGATGTGGTCGTCAGGTCATCGACTACATGTTGGAAGATGAGAACAAGATACCTACAAGGAGATGAGCAAGCAAAACACTATGATCAAAACAACAGAGGTGCTCACCTGTTTCACCGGGAGCTTTGATATTATCCATGATCTCTTGCGCCTCCGTGATGACAACTGCAAATTAAGCAAGAAAGCTAAGTTGGGTATGATCTTCAGGTCATGGAACACATGTTGGAAGTAAGCATAATCGTTCAACTACATTGGCCATGGAAGTACGAAACTGTATAAGAAGCAAGCAGTGCTCACTAACATGAAATTAAGCTAGATTGATTAGCACACATTGGTGGAAGACCTCATATGAACAAGCCTTCTGGTAAGAATGCCAGTTACAAGCATACGCATGGAACCATGACCGTGGTGAGATGGATTGAAAGGATTCCTTACCATGGGGGGCGCTGACGGCGAAATGCTGGGCGACGAGATAGATGAGGAACAtgaggaggccggcgacgacgaagcCGGCGTTGAGGTGCTTCTGCGCCGAGCCCTTTTGGCTCTTCCCGGGCttcacctcgccgccgcgcatGGCAACTTCCTTCCGCCGCTGAGCTCCGCTCTGTGCAGCTGCTGGCTTGCTTGCTTCTGAAGCTGGCCTTTTGTTACACATTACTACCTCGCCATCTTGCACTAATCTATGCTGCGCTCGAGGCTAATCTCGTGGGGGGCAATTAAGTGTGCAGACGGTTGTTGACTACTCCTAGCTACTCGTATTTACTTGGTTCTTATTGGGTTCTAgtctgacaaaaaaaaaaacatttaggCGATCAGAAACAGTGCCATTTATGGTGATTCCCCCTCCATGCGCCTTGTTACGTCGGCTTAACGTAACGTGGACTTCAACAAGATTTACCCTTTCACAGTAAGTACGCTGTACATAATTTTTAAGGGAAATAATTCAGAAAACAGTACTCCTTTGGAGAGGGGTTCAGGAACAACACCCAAAATCAATGTATACGTAGAATAGAACTAACACCGAATACATCTTGCTATACCTAATTAGAGGTGTTTCAGTCCTCCACattcggcctgttcgcttcagcttattcagccggcttatcagccaccaaacaatgtttttctctcacaacaaatcaaccgtttcagcttttcagccggcttattagctgaagcgaacaggcccattaATTCTCACGAAATGTgataggaaaaaagataaattctgTGCAGGCAAGGCAAGGCTACAAGTACTCCATGAAGACGCACAGTTCAGAGCTGGATTCTTGGGAGTAAAGCAACGATCGAATTTTGTGTGCTCACATGACAAAATCATACATGTCAATGAGGTCGAGGAGTATTATCACGAAAACTGAGGCACGTGCTTTGTATTGTATCCAAGAATATACTCCATCAGTCATGAAATCCTAGAGATTTTAGGACAACTTAGCAGAAGTAATAAAAGACACATGTACCCTGAGTTAATGATAGTTGCAAATAATAAGAACtacttatttttaataataatcCACCAATCAGCCACCCTTATCCTGTTAATTATAGAAAGAATTAAATCACAACCATTCAAAATGTGTCTATAATGCCTTGTATTTGAGATAAATTTTGAACGTTTGGATGCCTTATAT encodes the following:
- the LOC117855416 gene encoding beta-1,2-xylosyltransferase XYXT1 isoform X1; translation: MCNKRPASEASKPAAAQSGAQRRKEVAMRGGEVKPGKSQKGSAQKHLNAGFVVAGLLMFLIYLVAQHFAVSAPHVVITEAQEIMDNIKAPGETVVITELQEIMHNIKAPSEIAENNGKVECKMEGRSDTCEVDGDVRTNGTALSVTLVPATRSSERREWMIRPYSRRFASLRKVAVTQLQDPGAAPPCTVTHDTPAVLFAIGGYAGNYWHDYADILVPLFVASRRYGGEVMFLISNIQFQPRWLVKYRDFLRGLSKYDYVDMDADEQVRCFPHVTVGVRLDKEFSIVPELVPGDHRLAMPDFTRFLRDTYALPRGAAVSLAQEPGRKPRLMLIHRGHYRRILNEPEVARAAEAAGFEVAVAELRGDTPEAEQARLVNSFDVVVGLHGAGLTNAVFLPPGGVLVQVVPYGKMEHIARAEFAEPVADMGLRYLDYSVSAEESSLMETLGSEHPAVKDPDSVHRSGWTQVFELYLAKQNVRINVTRFAPTLQQALNHLRQQ